The Salvia miltiorrhiza cultivar Shanhuang (shh) chromosome 1, IMPLAD_Smil_shh, whole genome shotgun sequence genome has a window encoding:
- the LOC131022759 gene encoding uncharacterized protein LOC131022759 — MVKSMGRLTTAAVVVLWLWTAAVAAEYMKYKDPKQPVEVRVRDLMSRMTLAEKIGQMTQIEREVSSADVIHKHLIGSIVSGGGSVPWPEASAEDWIEMVNAFQKGALSTRLGIPLIYGIDAVHGNNNVYKATIFPHNVGLGVTRDPELVRKIGAATALEVRATGIQYSFAPCIAVCRDPRWGRCYESYSEDHEIVQMMTEIIPGLQGEVPSNYPNNFPFVHPRGKVAGCAKHFVGDGGTAYGINENNTVIGWNELQDIHMPAYFDSIRKGVTTIMISYSSLNGVRMHANYDLITGYLKNTLKFEGFVISDMRGIDRLTYPPHSNYTYSVQVSINAGLDMIMVPDAYEEFIGDLTLLVKKNVIPMSRINDAVRRILRVKFIVGLFENPLADLSFVDYLGSQEHRELAREAVRKSLVLLKNGKDGDEPLVPLPTRPERILVAGSHADDIGNQCGGWTIEWEGHSGNITVGTTILTAVRNSVDPETEVVYNENPGVEYLTANNFSYAIVVVGEPPYVETSGDSTTLSLDGSAYATISNVCEAVRCVVVLVTGRPVVIEPYLGKMDALVAAWLPGTEGQGVADVLFGEYGFTGKLARTWFRTVDQLPMNVGDAHYDPLFPFGYGLTTTPTAVRSSQ, encoded by the exons ATGGTAAAAAG CATGGGGAGGCttacgacggcggcggtggtggtgctgTGGCTgtggacggcggcggtggcggcggagTACATGAAATACAAAGACCCCAAGCAGCCGGTGGAGGTGAGAGTGAGAGATTTGATGAGTAGAATGACTCTTGCAGAGAAGATTGGGCAGATGACTCAGATTGAGCGTGAGGTTTCATCGGCAGATGTTATCCACAAACACTTGATTG GGAGTATTGTGAGTGGGGGAGGGAGTGTTCCTTGGCCAGAGGCGTCTGCAGAGGATTGGATCGAAATGGTGAACGCGTTCCAAAAGGGGGCTCTGTCGACGCGTCTAGGGATACCACTCATCTATGGGATTGATGCCGTTCATGGCAACAACAATGTATACAAAGCCACCATCTTCCCCCACAATGTTGGCCTCGGAGTCACCAG GGATCCGGAGCTGGTGAGGAAGATAGGCGCTGCAACGGCTCTAGAAGTCAGAGCAACGGGGATTCAATACAGCTTCGCCCCTTGTATAGCT GTGTGCAGGGACCCGAGATGGGGCCGTTGCTATGAAAGCTACAGTGAAGATCACGAGATTGTGCAGATGATGACCGAGATCATCCCCGGGCTACAAGGAGAAGTTCCATCAAACTACCCCAACAACTTCCCATTTGTCCATCCTAG GGGTAAAGTTGCAGGATGTGCAAAGCATTTCGTGGGGGATGGTGGCACTGCCTACGGCATCAATGAGAACAACACGGTCATAGGCTGGAACGAGCTGCAAGACATCCATATGCCTGCCTATTTCGACTCAATCAGGAAGGGGGTCACGACTATCATGATCTCTTACTCGAGCTTGAATGGAGTGAGGATGCACGCCAACTATGATCTCATCACCGGATACCTAAAGAACACTCTCAAATTTGAA GGCTTCGTGATATCTGATATGCGTGGCATTGATCGCCTCACCTACCCGCCTCATTCCAACTATACTTACTCTGTTCAAGTTAGCATTAATGCTGGGCTCGACATG ATTATGGTTCCGGATGCCTATGAGGAGTTCATAGGCGATCTAACATTGTTGGTGAAGAAGAATGTGATCCCGATGAGCAGAATCAACGATGCAGTGAGAAGGATTTTGAGGGTCAAATTCATCGTGGGGCTGTTTGAGAATCCATTAGCTGATCTCAGTTTTGTTGACTATCTTGGAAGCCAG GAGCACAGGGAACTGGCTAGGGAAGCTGTGAGGAAATCGCTGGTTCTGTTGAAGAATGGGAAAGATGGAGATGAGCCGCTTGTCCCGCTTCCAACGAGGCCGGAGAGGATACTCGTGGCCGGAAGCCACGCCGATGACATAGGCAACCAATGTGGAGGATGGACCATTGAATGGGAAGGGCACTCAGGAAACATAACTGTTG GAACCACAATCCTGACAGCTGTGAGGAATTCTGTGGATCCCGAGACAGAAGTAGTCTACAATGAGAATCCGGGGGTTGAGTACCTAACGGCCAACAACTTCTCCTATGCAATAGTAGTTGTGGGGGAGCCGCCGTACGTGGAGACCTCCGGTGATAGCACGACACTAAGCCTAGATGGGAGTGCCTATGCAACGATCAGCAACGTGTGTGAGGCCGTGAGGTGTGTGGTGGTGCTCGTGACAGGGCGGCCCGTCGTGATTGAGCCATATCTTGGTAAGATGGATGCATTGGTGGCCGCCTGGCTTCCCGGGACAGAAGGCCAGGGTGTTGCCGATGTCCTATTTGGAGAGTACGGTTTTACGGGGAAACTCGCCCGTACGTGGTTTAGGACCGTTGATCAACTGCCGATGAATGTCGGAGATGCACACTATGATCCTCTCTTTCCGTTTGGCTATGGACTCACAACTACCCCTACGGCTGTGAGATCATCACAATAG